Part of the Lotus japonicus ecotype B-129 chromosome 6, LjGifu_v1.2 genome, TTAAATGTTGTTATCTGGTTGTGTTTGTAGTTTTACTTTCTTGTgtttttctgaatattttttCGGCCGTTGACATATACAGATGGCTCGTACCAAGCAAACTGCTCGTAAGTCAAGCGGTGGAAAAGCTCCTAGGAAGCAGCTTGCAACCAAGGTTTGTTTTGGAATCATCACCTCAATCCTTATTCTCTAAATTTGTATTGGGTGCTTGAAATTTTGGCCAACGGTTTCATGATTTCGTTTATTCTACTTTAGGCTGCTCGAAAGTCTGTACCAACCATCGGTGGGATCAAGAAGCCGCATCGTTACTGTCCTGGAACCGTTGCTCTTCGGTCGGTGACCCTTTTTTGGAATCCTTTATATTTGATTGTTTTACTGGGGTTTCCATTTTCTTGATTTTGTTATGTTTTCTAATAATTGAATTGTTGTTGATGGAACAGTGAGATTAGgaagtaccagaagattactgATCTGCTGATCAAGAAACTCCCTTTCCAGAGGTTGGTTCGTGAAATTGCTCAGGACT contains:
- the LOC130726947 gene encoding histone H3.3-like; translated protein: MARTKQTARKSSGGKAPRKQLATKAARKSVPTIGGIKKPHRYCPGTVALREIRKYQKITDLLIKKLPFQRLVREIAQDFKTDLRFQSHAVLALQEAAEAYLVGIFEDTNLCAIHAKRVTIMPKDIQLARRIRGEHI